In one Kitasatospora cineracea genomic region, the following are encoded:
- a CDS encoding SDR family oxidoreductase has product MSTFTSLPLAGRTAVVTGASSGIGEATAEELAGLGARVVVLARRAERLAALADRIERAGGTALAIAADVTDRAAVRAAADRVAAELGGADLLFNNAGVMLPAPVEEVAVDQWQRQIDLNVSGLMNVIGAFTPQLVAAAAERGVADLVNTSSIAAQNIFPTFAVYSATKAYVTHLSRHLRAELGAKHVRVSTIEPGIVGTELQDHVTDRGALDWLAGSRETVEWLVPGDIARTVGFLAALPPRVNLQQVTVMPTGQAS; this is encoded by the coding sequence ATGTCCACGTTCACCTCCCTGCCCCTCGCCGGCCGCACCGCCGTGGTCACCGGCGCCTCCAGCGGCATCGGCGAGGCCACCGCCGAGGAGCTCGCCGGGCTCGGTGCCCGGGTCGTCGTGCTGGCCCGCCGCGCCGAGCGGCTGGCCGCGCTGGCCGACCGGATCGAGCGGGCCGGCGGAACCGCGCTGGCGATCGCCGCGGACGTCACCGACCGGGCCGCGGTGCGGGCGGCCGCCGACCGGGTCGCCGCCGAACTGGGCGGCGCGGACCTGCTGTTCAACAACGCCGGGGTGATGCTCCCGGCGCCGGTCGAGGAGGTGGCCGTGGACCAGTGGCAGCGGCAGATCGACCTCAACGTCTCCGGGCTGATGAACGTCATCGGCGCGTTCACCCCGCAGCTGGTCGCGGCCGCGGCCGAGCGCGGCGTCGCCGACCTGGTCAACACCTCGTCGATCGCGGCGCAGAACATCTTCCCGACCTTCGCCGTCTACTCCGCGACCAAGGCCTACGTCACCCACCTCTCGCGCCACCTGCGGGCCGAGCTGGGCGCGAAGCACGTCCGGGTCTCGACGATCGAGCCCGGCATCGTCGGGACGGAGCTCCAGGACCACGTCACCGACCGGGGCGCGCTCGACTGGCTGGCCGGTTCCAGGGAGACGGTGGAGTGGCTCGTTCCCGGCGACATCGCCAGGACGGTCGGGTTCCTGGCCGCCCTGCCGCCGCGCGTCAACCTCCAGCAGGTCACCGTCATGCCGACCGGCCAGGCGAGCTGA
- a CDS encoding sensor domain-containing protein, with protein sequence MSTAEYPATTPGGHPDRPGFWRAPFARQSFRELGYAITGLPVAVFGFCLVTPMFFAGVGLAITVLGLPVLGLLLVVARGLGAAERGRVRTMLGEELPAPPAVVVTREGFWGRITARLADPPGWKAVLHQFAMLPWAILSFALSITFFCLGWALALFPVYQWVFRRYTSWDGYRVADWRDSNGVQHVYELTSSWQIAGVCVLGLVILLLTPQLVRGLNAVNRFAARALLSADD encoded by the coding sequence ATGTCTACCGCTGAGTACCCCGCCACCACCCCCGGCGGCCACCCCGACCGACCCGGGTTCTGGCGCGCCCCGTTCGCCCGGCAGAGCTTCCGGGAGCTCGGCTACGCGATCACCGGCCTGCCGGTGGCCGTGTTCGGCTTCTGCCTGGTCACTCCGATGTTCTTCGCCGGCGTGGGCCTCGCCATCACCGTCCTCGGCCTGCCCGTCCTCGGCCTGCTGCTGGTCGTCGCCCGCGGCCTCGGCGCCGCCGAGCGGGGGCGCGTCCGCACCATGCTCGGCGAGGAGCTGCCCGCCCCGCCCGCCGTGGTGGTCACCCGCGAGGGCTTCTGGGGCCGGATCACCGCCCGGCTCGCCGACCCGCCCGGCTGGAAGGCCGTGCTGCACCAGTTCGCCATGCTGCCCTGGGCGATCCTCAGCTTCGCCCTCTCGATCACCTTCTTCTGCCTGGGCTGGGCGCTCGCCCTGTTCCCGGTCTACCAGTGGGTGTTCCGCCGCTACACCTCCTGGGACGGCTACCGGGTCGCCGACTGGCGCGACTCGAACGGCGTGCAGCACGTCTACGAGCTGACCTCGTCCTGGCAGATCGCCGGCGTCTGCGTGCTCGGCCTGGTCATCCTCCTCCTCACCCCGCAGCTGGTCCGCGGCCTCAACGCCGTCAACCGGTTCGCCGCCCGGGCCCTGCTCTCCGCCGACGACTGA
- a CDS encoding TetR-like C-terminal domain-containing protein, translated as MPRAGLSTAAVVDHALELVDERGAEALTLAAVAARAGVATPSLYKHVAGGLPELRRLVAVRTTGELADHLAAAVLGHSRDGAVRALLAAYAGYALSHPLRYAALPQVPDPDPELAAAAERMVGVLFAVLRGYDLEGSEAVHAVRTLRAAAHGYASLTTAGAFQLAEGTDVTLERLTGVLVEGLANWPGAEGA; from the coding sequence ATGCCCCGCGCCGGACTCTCCACCGCCGCCGTGGTGGACCACGCCCTCGAACTGGTCGACGAGCGCGGCGCCGAGGCGCTCACCCTGGCCGCGGTCGCCGCCAGGGCGGGCGTCGCCACCCCCTCGCTGTACAAGCACGTGGCGGGCGGCCTGCCCGAACTGCGCCGCCTGGTCGCCGTCCGCACCACCGGGGAGCTGGCCGACCACCTGGCCGCCGCCGTCCTCGGCCACTCCCGGGACGGGGCGGTGCGCGCCCTGCTCGCCGCGTACGCCGGGTACGCGCTGAGCCACCCCCTCCGGTACGCGGCGCTGCCGCAGGTGCCGGACCCGGACCCGGAGCTGGCCGCGGCCGCCGAGCGGATGGTGGGGGTGCTGTTCGCGGTGCTGCGCGGCTACGACCTGGAGGGCTCGGAGGCGGTGCACGCGGTGCGGACACTGCGCGCCGCGGCCCACGGGTACGCCTCGTTGACCACGGCGGGGGCGTTCCAGCTCGCCGAGGGGACGGACGTCACGCTGGAGCGGCTGACCGGGGTGCTGGTCGAGGGCCTGGCCAACTGGCCCGGTGCGGAAGGCGCGTGA
- a CDS encoding GNAT family N-acetyltransferase, with translation METLRLRGPRLTLREYRHTPEEAAALHAVHGDPATVRHLPFGPRDFEDCADQLELYLEAAEEEPRTHYRLAVDDPAGEPVGQAALTREDGHAAQLGCVLRRDTWGRGYAAEATALLCVLGFGTLGLYRLAARCDPANTAAVRVLERAGFQYEGRIRADSHRDGRWHDALQYALLAPEWPGPPWPGPPRSGPGWPGPQGGPGG, from the coding sequence ATGGAGACCCTCCGGCTGCGCGGCCCCCGGCTCACCCTGCGCGAGTACCGGCACACCCCGGAGGAGGCGGCCGCCCTGCACGCCGTGCACGGCGACCCCGCGACGGTCCGCCACCTCCCGTTCGGGCCGCGGGACTTCGAGGACTGCGCCGACCAGCTCGAGCTGTACCTGGAGGCCGCCGAGGAGGAGCCCCGGACGCACTACCGGCTGGCCGTCGACGACCCGGCGGGCGAGCCGGTCGGCCAGGCCGCGCTCACCCGAGAGGACGGGCACGCCGCCCAGCTGGGCTGCGTGCTGCGCCGCGACACCTGGGGCCGCGGCTACGCGGCCGAGGCCACCGCCCTGCTGTGCGTGCTCGGCTTCGGGACACTGGGCCTGTACCGGCTGGCGGCCCGCTGCGACCCCGCCAACACCGCCGCGGTCCGGGTGCTGGAGCGGGCCGGGTTCCAGTACGAGGGCCGGATCCGGGCCGACTCCCACCGGGACGGCCGGTGGCACGACGCGCTGCAGTACGCGCTGCTCGCCCCCGAGTGGCCCGGACCGCCGTGGCCCGGCCCGCCGCGGTCCGGCCCGGGGTGGCCCGGACCGCAGGGCGGACCGGGGGGTTAA
- a CDS encoding alpha/beta fold hydrolase, which yields MNSTLGTTTRYLDVTGGRIAYDDAPGSGVPVVLLPGMLDKRAVYRHLAPLLSAAGHRVVTMDLRGMGESSTGFTDHTPAAIAEDLAALLAHLDLRGTVLVGSSYTGATVVRAAALAPERTGGVVLIDAFIENLPLNGFQKALFGLAAPLVTAFPGLWGTMQKFYYPATSRPADFEDYRAGLAAMLREPARKAALRGYLKGDSAPVGWCAAVDVPALVLMGDKDPDFPKPELVADRQAAALRGRKVMIEGAGHYPMAGHPQAVADALLPFLAEPAGTGGSAR from the coding sequence ATGAACAGCACCCTCGGCACCACCACCCGGTACCTCGACGTCACCGGCGGCCGGATCGCCTACGACGACGCCCCCGGCTCCGGCGTCCCGGTCGTCCTGCTGCCCGGCATGCTCGACAAGCGCGCCGTCTACCGCCACCTCGCCCCGCTGCTGAGCGCCGCCGGGCACCGGGTGGTCACCATGGACCTGCGCGGCATGGGCGAGTCCTCGACCGGCTTCACCGACCACACCCCGGCCGCGATCGCCGAGGACCTGGCGGCCCTGCTGGCCCACCTGGACCTGCGCGGCACCGTCCTGGTCGGCAGCTCCTACACCGGCGCCACCGTGGTCCGGGCCGCCGCGCTCGCCCCCGAGCGCACCGGCGGCGTGGTGCTGATCGACGCGTTCATCGAGAACCTGCCGCTGAACGGCTTCCAGAAGGCGCTGTTCGGCCTGGCCGCCCCGCTGGTCACCGCGTTCCCCGGCCTGTGGGGCACGATGCAGAAGTTCTACTACCCGGCCACCAGCCGCCCCGCCGACTTCGAGGACTACCGGGCCGGGCTGGCCGCGATGCTCCGCGAGCCCGCCCGCAAGGCGGCGCTGCGCGGCTACCTGAAGGGCGACTCGGCGCCGGTCGGCTGGTGCGCGGCCGTCGACGTGCCCGCCCTGGTGCTGATGGGCGACAAGGACCCGGACTTCCCGAAGCCGGAGCTGGTCGCCGACCGGCAGGCCGCCGCGCTGCGCGGCCGCAAGGTGATGATCGAGGGCGCCGGCCACTACCCGATGGCCGGTCACCCGCAGGCCGTCGCCGACGCCCTGCTGCCCTTCCTGGCCGAGCCGGCCGGCACCGGCGGGAGCGCCCGCTGA
- a CDS encoding helix-turn-helix domain-containing protein, producing MERSREIADFLRTRRAAIAPGPAGLPADGRVRRVPGLRRDEVARLAGVSTEYYTRLEQGRAGRPSTEVVQALARALRLDPSEREHLADLLLPAEHAARRAPERPQRVRPGLHLMLETLAHVPAFVLGRRTDVLAANRLAREVLVDFDALPATRRNMARYYLLDPQARERVGDWATIAAETVAMLRLEAGRRPDDRRLAELIGELTLRCPEFTAWWNDHRVLRRTHGAKHYVHPLVGDLHFSYESFQAPGDPDQTLCVYSVEPASPTADALRLLAGWSAPAAT from the coding sequence ATGGAACGCAGCAGGGAAATCGCCGACTTCCTCCGCACCCGGCGCGCCGCGATCGCCCCGGGACCGGCCGGGCTGCCCGCGGACGGCCGGGTGCGGCGGGTGCCCGGTCTGCGCCGCGACGAGGTGGCCCGGCTGGCCGGCGTCAGCACCGAGTACTACACGCGCCTCGAACAGGGCCGGGCCGGGCGCCCGTCCACCGAAGTGGTCCAGGCGCTGGCCCGCGCCCTGCGGCTCGACCCCTCGGAGCGCGAGCACCTGGCCGACCTGCTGCTCCCCGCCGAGCACGCGGCCCGCCGCGCCCCGGAACGGCCGCAACGGGTCAGGCCGGGGCTGCACCTGATGCTGGAGACCCTGGCGCACGTCCCGGCGTTCGTCCTCGGCCGGCGCACCGACGTCCTGGCCGCCAACCGCCTCGCCCGGGAGGTCCTCGTCGACTTCGACGCGCTCCCGGCCACCCGCCGGAACATGGCCCGCTACTACCTGCTCGACCCGCAGGCCCGCGAACGGGTCGGCGACTGGGCGACGATCGCCGCCGAGACCGTGGCCATGCTCCGGCTGGAGGCCGGCCGCCGCCCCGACGACCGCAGGCTCGCCGAGCTGATCGGCGAACTCACCCTGCGCTGCCCGGAGTTCACCGCCTGGTGGAACGACCACCGGGTGCTCCGCCGCACCCACGGCGCCAAGCACTACGTCCACCCGCTGGTGGGCGACCTGCACTTCTCCTACGAGTCCTTCCAGGCCCCCGGCGACCCCGACCAGACGCTGTGCGTCTACTCCGTGGAACCCGCCTCCCCCACCGCCGACGCCCTGCGCCTGCTGGCCGGCTGGAGCGCCCCCGCCGCCACCTGA
- a CDS encoding class I SAM-dependent methyltransferase, which translates to MRPTTQPRPGDGPPVLVTSRPLDEYCACFGLTRAALGRLPGPVLDCPGGAAALAAEARALGCEVVAADPGYALGPHRLAALAADGRATMAAAIHRDPRRHLPADRRRPEKYLRSWDRARGLFTADATAHPDRYVAAALPRLPFADGTFALTLSSYLLFAYPAVFGPAEQLRALRELVRVTAPDGEVRVLPLHDERGRHCPHLTELRAALRHHRIASRVLRTGPTTRVLTLRPARPPRPGTYRPAARSERTAPR; encoded by the coding sequence ATGCGCCCGACCACCCAGCCCCGGCCCGGGGACGGCCCGCCGGTCCTGGTCACCTCCCGGCCGCTGGACGAGTACTGCGCCTGCTTCGGCCTCACCCGCGCCGCCCTGGGCCGCCTGCCCGGCCCCGTCCTGGACTGCCCGGGCGGAGCCGCCGCGCTCGCCGCCGAGGCCCGCGCGCTCGGCTGCGAGGTGGTCGCCGCCGACCCGGGCTACGCGCTCGGCCCGCACCGCCTCGCCGCGCTCGCCGCCGACGGCCGGGCGACCATGGCCGCCGCGATCCACCGCGACCCCCGCCGCCACCTGCCCGCCGACCGCCGCCGCCCGGAGAAGTACCTGCGCAGCTGGGACCGCGCCCGCGGACTGTTCACCGCCGACGCCACCGCCCACCCCGACCGCTACGTGGCCGCCGCCCTGCCCCGGCTCCCGTTCGCCGACGGCACCTTCGCCCTCACCCTCAGCTCCTACCTGCTGTTCGCCTACCCGGCCGTCTTCGGCCCCGCCGAGCAGCTCCGCGCCCTGCGCGAACTCGTCCGGGTCACCGCCCCCGACGGCGAGGTCCGGGTCCTGCCGCTGCACGACGAACGCGGCCGGCACTGCCCGCACCTGACCGAACTGCGCGCCGCCCTGCGCCACCACCGGATCGCCAGCCGCGTCCTGCGCACCGGCCCGACCACCCGCGTCCTGACCCTGCGCCCCGCCCGCCCGCCGCGCCCCGGCACCTACCGCCCGGCCGCCCGCAGCGAGCGCACCGCGCCCAGGTAG
- a CDS encoding YiaA/YiaB family inner membrane protein, with protein MTASVPHRTTSAYYLQAVASFGFATAALALGIAYLPVSAWMRAFLGVGLLYVITSAFTLAKVVRDRQDEGAITSRVDQARLEKLLAEHDPFKVDGI; from the coding sequence ATGACCGCATCCGTGCCGCACCGCACCACCTCCGCCTACTACCTGCAGGCCGTCGCCTCCTTCGGGTTCGCCACCGCCGCGCTCGCCCTCGGGATCGCGTACCTCCCGGTCAGCGCCTGGATGCGCGCCTTCCTCGGGGTCGGGCTGCTCTACGTGATCACCTCCGCGTTCACGCTGGCCAAGGTGGTCCGCGACCGCCAGGACGAGGGCGCGATCACCAGCCGGGTCGACCAGGCCCGGCTGGAGAAGCTGCTCGCCGAGCACGACCCGTTCAAGGTGGACGGGATCTGA
- a CDS encoding MerR family transcriptional regulator: MRIGELAGRTGVAPRLLRYYEEQGLLEPERSANGYREYGEPLVERVRQIRSLLASGLSTRTIRTVLPCLADGQFHVRDAAPETLAALEHEYRQLVERAECLSRSRDAVGAYLGAVRSLRAAGR; this comes from the coding sequence GTGCGGATCGGCGAGCTGGCGGGCCGGACGGGGGTGGCGCCCCGGCTGCTGCGCTACTACGAGGAGCAGGGGCTGCTGGAGCCGGAGCGGTCGGCGAACGGCTACCGGGAGTACGGGGAGCCGCTGGTGGAGCGGGTCCGGCAGATCCGTTCGCTGCTGGCCTCGGGCCTGTCCACCCGGACCATCCGGACCGTGCTGCCCTGCCTGGCGGACGGCCAGTTCCACGTCCGGGACGCGGCGCCGGAGACGCTGGCGGCGCTGGAGCACGAGTACCGGCAGCTGGTGGAGCGGGCGGAGTGCCTGTCCCGCAGCCGGGACGCGGTGGGCGCCTACCTGGGCGCGGTGCGCTCGCTGCGGGCGGCCGGGCGGTAG
- a CDS encoding PrsW family intramembrane metalloprotease, with amino-acid sequence MSSPPSGAPSPGPPVGAAALAADSPTPPTGFRSLPDPSARRSGGLLPERPPRPVLSGRIPGQQGGRVAGAAAVSLWRRVWPFRRPALSSAALALGLAGSGVLILRLVQRQTGTTGLLVGLGLALLPLPFVLGALAWLNQTARVPLRHLLFCLAWGACAATTMAILANGWASDFLIAHQGVRGETLGAEFATPLIEELAKGAALLVLLLPLRRRHRCEQDRPCGRLRRLLWHRPGRPAHFRPAPAGRQRARSSPRTLAAGTVLGGVTACGFAFTENALYLGRAFTADRQARLDAIGQGEAPSLRDFDGTVHTFVLRALLSPFAHPLFTALTGLGLAVTLTTGRRWLARLGAPLGALLAMGLHGAWNAAAGLGTDGFLLVYGLVMVPCFAALVSFSVWAQTRRARQPSGPD; translated from the coding sequence CGCCCAGCGGCGCGCCCTCCCCCGGGCCGCCCGTAGGGGCCGCCGCCCTGGCCGCCGATTCCCCGACGCCCCCCACCGGATTTCGGTCGCTCCCGGATCCGAGCGCGCGCCGGTCCGGCGGCCTGCTCCCGGAGCGGCCGCCGCGGCCGGTGCTGAGCGGGCGGATCCCCGGACAGCAGGGCGGCCGGGTCGCGGGCGCCGCGGCGGTGTCGCTGTGGCGCCGGGTGTGGCCGTTCCGCCGGCCGGCGCTCTCCTCGGCGGCACTGGCCCTGGGCCTGGCGGGTTCGGGGGTGCTGATCCTGCGCCTGGTGCAGCGGCAGACCGGGACGACCGGCCTGCTGGTCGGGCTGGGCCTGGCGCTGCTGCCGCTGCCGTTCGTGCTGGGGGCGCTGGCCTGGCTGAACCAGACCGCCCGGGTGCCGCTGCGGCACCTGCTGTTCTGCCTGGCCTGGGGGGCGTGCGCGGCGACCACGATGGCGATCCTGGCGAACGGGTGGGCGAGCGACTTCCTGATCGCCCACCAGGGGGTGCGCGGGGAGACGCTGGGCGCGGAGTTCGCCACCCCGCTGATCGAGGAATTGGCGAAGGGCGCGGCCCTGCTGGTCCTGCTGCTGCCGCTGCGGCGGCGGCACCGCTGCGAGCAGGACCGCCCGTGCGGCCGCCTGCGCCGCCTGCTGTGGCACCGGCCCGGCCGACCCGCGCACTTCCGCCCGGCCCCGGCGGGCCGCCAGCGGGCCCGTTCCTCCCCGCGCACCCTGGCGGCGGGGACGGTGCTGGGCGGGGTGACGGCCTGCGGCTTCGCCTTCACCGAGAACGCGCTGTACCTGGGGCGGGCCTTCACCGCGGACCGGCAGGCCCGGCTGGACGCGATCGGCCAGGGCGAGGCGCCGAGCCTGCGGGACTTCGACGGCACGGTGCACACCTTCGTCCTGCGGGCCCTGCTCTCCCCGTTCGCGCACCCGCTGTTCACCGCGCTGACCGGCCTGGGCCTGGCCGTCACCCTGACCACCGGCCGCCGCTGGCTGGCCCGCCTGGGCGCCCCGCTGGGCGCCCTGCTGGCGATGGGCCTGCACGGGGCGTGGAACGCCGCCGCCGGGCTGGGCACCGACGGCTTCCTGCTGGTGTACGGGCTGGTGATGGTCCCCTGCTTCGCGGCCCTGGTCAGCTTCTCGGTCTGGGCGCAGACCCGCCGCGCCCGGCAGCCGTCCGGCCCGGACTGA
- a CDS encoding M23 family metallopeptidase: protein MASTHTESTGTQLLDHPVGTEAVRHRLPRQTRTGAPLLGVTAMTAALGATGLAAAPAQAAATPAPAPVTAADEASDGLLAADPGLALAARILQQADGQRTAAEESARVAAAQEAQAKRAERQAEAGSDRSAPALPVAGYQLAAPFAQAGEHWAHLHTGLDFAARTGTPVTAVTGGTVTSAGWSGAYGYRVIQTLPDGTELWYCHLSRIATASGPVAPGTVLGAVGATGNVTGPHLHLEVRPGGAAPVDPLPWLRQLGLQP from the coding sequence GTGGCGTCGACCCACACCGAGAGCACCGGCACCCAGCTCCTCGACCACCCGGTCGGGACCGAGGCCGTCCGGCACCGGCTGCCCCGTCAGACCCGGACCGGCGCGCCCCTGCTGGGCGTCACCGCGATGACCGCCGCCCTCGGCGCCACCGGCCTCGCCGCCGCCCCCGCCCAGGCCGCCGCCACGCCGGCCCCGGCCCCCGTCACCGCCGCCGACGAAGCCTCCGACGGCCTGCTCGCCGCCGACCCCGGCCTCGCCCTGGCCGCCCGCATCCTGCAGCAGGCCGACGGGCAGCGCACCGCCGCCGAGGAGTCGGCCCGGGTCGCCGCCGCGCAGGAGGCCCAGGCCAAGCGCGCCGAGCGGCAGGCCGAGGCCGGGTCCGACCGGTCCGCGCCCGCCCTGCCGGTGGCCGGGTACCAGCTGGCCGCGCCGTTCGCCCAGGCCGGGGAGCACTGGGCCCACCTGCACACCGGCCTGGACTTCGCCGCCCGCACCGGCACCCCCGTCACCGCCGTCACCGGCGGCACCGTCACCTCGGCCGGCTGGTCCGGCGCCTACGGCTACCGGGTCATCCAGACCCTCCCCGACGGCACCGAGCTCTGGTACTGCCACCTCTCCCGGATCGCCACCGCCTCCGGCCCGGTCGCCCCCGGCACCGTCCTCGGCGCGGTCGGCGCCACCGGCAACGTCACCGGCCCGCACCTGCACCTCGAGGTCCGCCCCGGCGGCGCCGCCCCCGTCGACCCGCTGCCCTGGCTCCGGCAGCTCGGCCTCCAGCCGTAG
- a CDS encoding MFS transporter, giving the protein MATTPPGPRLRWSPLLALATAAFLGIVTEALPAGVLPEMARDLRVGEAAMGQSLTGYALATGLSAIPLARATARWPRKRLVLAAVAVLLLADAVTALSPSYPLTMAVRIAAGVAVAAIWSELVGYARRLTPPALHGRAIAVTGVGVPLALSLGIPLGTWSGRLIGWRPTFALVAALAAALLLWIATAVPDAPGHPGRPAPVRTALRLPGVRPVLFVTAAYVLAHNVLYTYVAALLDHYGAGGRRDLLLLVLGLAAVAGLAATGTLIDRRLRHLTLAATAAFLTAAALLLLPAPPLLLAAGLWGLGWGSVAPLFQTAVADAGGEPGQTLLVATWNTAMGLGGAAGGLLLDLHGPGTLPWSALALLLPVLAVTALARRHGFPPRRRPAAPGNADGPWAAPRAAPLGDGDRGTGDVPVSPRAG; this is encoded by the coding sequence ATGGCAACCACCCCACCCGGACCCCGGCTGCGCTGGTCCCCGCTGCTCGCCCTCGCCACCGCGGCCTTCCTCGGCATCGTCACCGAGGCGCTGCCCGCCGGCGTCCTCCCCGAGATGGCCCGCGACCTGCGGGTCGGCGAGGCCGCGATGGGCCAGTCGCTGACCGGCTACGCGCTGGCCACCGGCCTGTCCGCGATCCCGCTGGCCCGGGCCACCGCCCGCTGGCCCCGCAAACGCCTGGTGCTGGCCGCCGTCGCCGTGCTGCTGCTGGCCGACGCCGTCACCGCGCTCTCCCCGTCCTACCCGCTCACCATGGCCGTCCGGATCGCCGCCGGGGTCGCCGTCGCCGCGATCTGGTCCGAACTCGTCGGCTACGCCCGCCGGTTGACCCCGCCCGCCCTGCACGGCCGGGCGATCGCCGTCACCGGCGTCGGCGTCCCGCTCGCCCTCTCCCTCGGCATCCCGCTCGGCACCTGGTCCGGCCGGCTGATCGGCTGGCGCCCCACCTTCGCGCTGGTCGCCGCCCTCGCCGCCGCCCTGCTGCTGTGGATCGCCACCGCCGTCCCCGACGCCCCCGGCCACCCCGGCCGCCCCGCCCCCGTCCGCACCGCGCTGCGCCTGCCCGGCGTGCGGCCGGTGCTGTTCGTCACCGCCGCGTACGTCCTCGCCCACAACGTGCTCTACACCTACGTCGCCGCCCTGCTCGACCACTACGGCGCGGGCGGCCGCCGCGACCTGCTGCTGCTCGTCCTCGGCCTCGCCGCCGTCGCCGGACTCGCCGCCACCGGCACGCTGATCGACCGGCGGCTGCGGCACCTCACGCTCGCCGCCACCGCCGCGTTCCTCACCGCCGCCGCCCTCCTGCTGCTGCCCGCACCCCCGCTGCTGCTCGCCGCCGGACTCTGGGGCCTCGGCTGGGGCAGCGTCGCCCCGCTGTTCCAGACCGCGGTGGCCGACGCCGGCGGCGAACCCGGCCAGACCCTGCTGGTCGCCACCTGGAACACCGCGATGGGCCTCGGCGGCGCCGCCGGCGGACTGCTGCTCGACCTGCACGGCCCGGGCACCCTGCCCTGGTCCGCCCTCGCCCTGCTGCTCCCCGTCCTCGCCGTCACCGCGCTGGCCCGCCGCCACGGCTTTCCGCCCCGGCGCCGCCCCGCCGCCCCCGGGAACGCAGACGGCCCGTGGGCTGCTCCTCGGGCCGCCCCCCTGGGGGACGGCGACCGAGGCACCGGGGATGTACCGGTGAGCCCACGGGCCGGGTGA